In Synechococcales cyanobacterium CNB, the genomic stretch GAACACGGGCTGCCTGGTGATGATGAATGGGACACGCCGCGCGGCCGATGGATTCTATTCGGCTGTGGCCTGCTCGGGCAGACCGAGCCACCGGAGAACCTTGATGACCGCGACGAGGGAGCCGATGCCCGAGATGCCTGGATCGAACAGGCCGTGAATCGATTCTGCCGAGCGAACCACATCGACCGTGTCTTCAGTGGTTGGTGGCGGGATGATGCCCCGCGTGCGGCAGGAGGTGCTGCATGAACCTTGTGCGTATCCGACGGCTCAACGAGACTGGGCTCGTCCGCATGGAGGACTTCCTGGACTCCTTCGTGGCGACGCCCGGTCGATCGGTCGATTTCAAGCAGGACATCTGGCCGATCCTGACCGGTCTCGACACCACCTCGCATGCACCGAACGTTGTGCAGGCTGATGCGGATCGCCGCTTTCCGCGCCGGTATGACCTCGCCGAATACCTGTACGGGCTGATCCCCGGCCTCGGACACCAGGACCCAACTCGGGATCGAGGCCTCTGGGCATGGCTGGCGCTGCTGTGGTTCGATCAGCTGGCCCCGGCTACTCGAGGAGCGCGAAAGGTGGGTGAGCGAGCGAGGTGGCTGCCCGAGAGTGGCTGGAAGTACTACAGGCACCTCGTGCTGGGGGCCTATCTGATCTATTTGACCAACCAGGATTGCCCTCAGCGCGCGGCCGCGCTCCTTCACAATCCACCACACACCCCGGGCGAGCTTGTGGGCCAGTTGGCCGCGACTCAGGATGTCGCGCAGTCAAAGGCGGCCATCGGTGCCGCCACCACTCTCTACTACGACTCAGCGAGGGGAACGATGAAGCGTGGTGCTGGCGGAAGCGGTGCCGGCAGCCCGCGGCGATTCCGCACGGTTCTTGATCAACTCGACCGCACGTTCGATCTTCAATCGCTCACAGAGGACCGCTTGCTCGCGCTACTGCCGTCCGAGTTTGATCGATACAAGCAGACGTCGGCACCAACTGCCGATCGAACCAACAGAAGTTGACGCTGGCGTCGAGCCTATTGACGACGCAGCATGAGATCACGTCGCAGACGATCCGACAACGCGACGATGTCCCTTGTCTCGCACTCCCACAAGATCAATACGCGCCAGCCAAGACGGCCGAGTGCCGCCTGGTTTCGACGGTCTCGTAGTCGGTTGCTTCGAAACTTTTCTCGCCAGAATTGCGTGTGTGACTTGGGCATGTATGCGAACCGACATCTGGGATGACGATGCCAGAAGCACCCATGCACGAACACGACCGTCCGCAGCCGGGGAAGCACGATGTCGGGAGATCCGGGAAGCTGCGAATCGTGCAGCCGGAACCTCAGCCCCAGCCTGTGAATGCACGATCGGACGATTCTCTCCGGGCCGGTATCCTTCGACCGGATTCGTCTCATCAAGGCACTTCGATCGGCTCTTGAGAGCGAGTCGCCCACGGCGTCATTTCCATTGTCGAGTGAATCCCTCGTAGACAATCCCTGCAATCTCGCGTGCCAACAACGGCGGCACGGCATTGCCCACCTGCCGGAACTGCTCGGTCCTCGGGCCTTCAAAGAAATAGTTGTCGGGAAAGGTCTGGATGCGCGCGGCCTCGCGTACGGTAAGGCTCCTACACTGCGTCGGATCATAGTGAATGAAGTAGTGACCGTCCTTGGAGATGTGTGAGGTGATTGTTGTCGCGGGAAAGTCGGCCAGCTGCACGCGGAAACGATCATTGAACAAACCGGCTGCGAGCGCCTTCTTGACATTGATGTGGTTGGGCAGAAGTGCCGTCGGGAAGTCCTCGAGGCGTGGCGAAGACTTGCGGACGCTTCCGTACGCCGACACGAACAAGTAGCGGTGGAGGTCATCGGATCGATGCGCACGGCTCTCATGGTTGCAGGCACCGCCGAGCTTCTTGTCGCAGAACCAATCACTTCGGAAGGCGGGGGCGACATCGCACGGAACGAACTGCCCGCCCCTTCCCTTGCGAGGGCTCGTGACGCGGTCTGCCGCATTGGCGATTGCCTCTGCAACGTCCGCATGACCATTGCTGGCGATGTAGTTGTACCAAGGCCTGTCAACCGCCGATTTGACAAATGCCTTCCAGATCTCGGGGCTGTCTGCTTCTCGCGACAGAGCGCTTCGAACCCGTGGCAGGTCGTCGATCGCATCCCGGCAGGAGACTTCTTTGGATCGCGTAGCGAGGCGGCGCGGAAGCCGTATGTTGTTGCCGAAGTCGGACTCGAGAACCCCCAAGAGAATGATCCGGTGGCGCGCCTGCGGAATCCCGTGGCACTCGCATTCGACAACAAACTGCTTTGCGTTGGCAAAATCAGAGAACAGCTGGTCTGCACCGCCCTCGCCGCGCGACAGGGCAAATAGCCTGTACCGAAGCGAGCTTTTCGGCGGACGTTGGAGGTCCTGCACGATCCGTTCAAAAACCCGGGCGCCCGACTCCGATGTCGCGGATAGAAGCCCCTTCACGTTTTCCATGATGAACACGGATGGAGCGTGCTTCGCGAGCAGCCTGAGGTACTCCCTGTAGAGCGTGTGACGTTTGTCACGGTAGAAGGCGGCGGGGTCCTCGCCAAGCATGCGCACTCGGCCGGCGAGGGAGTACGCTTGGCAGGGTGGTCCGCCGACCAGCACCCAGGGGGGGCGCTCACGACGTGGACCGAGCGCCGCGCTGATTCGTCTGTCGACCTCATGCACCACGGCAGGTCGAAGCTCCTCCCGCCATGCTTGAGCCCTTGCACGCCTACCTTCGGCTGGGAACGCATCCAGCAGCGCCTGGCATGTCTTTCCCTTCCACTTGCCTTCACCACGGAGGTACTCGTAGTAGGCCGAGGGGACGCAGCCGGGCTCGAACTGCCTGTAGAAGCTCCGAAGGAGAAGCGTGCGGTGCGCGTACTCGTCCATCTCGATGGACAGCCTGATTTGGAACGGGAGAGATCCCGCAGAAGACCTGAACGCGGAGAATCCCTCTCCTAGGCCGCCCGGGCCTGCGAAGATGTCGATGACCGGAATGCAGTCGCTTTCGGGCACCATTTCACCGTACGAAAACCAGTCCTGCGGGTCAATCCCGCTCGTTCAGGACGAGACGATAGGTCCATGACAGGATACTTCCTGGCATTTGTCGTGAAAACGCGTACCTTGGCCGCGAAGACCCGGCCACGACCTCCCCCGCGGAGCGAGGGGAGGAGGACGCGCGGGAAGGGAGCGTTTGCGGGTGGGGAGGGCGCGCGGGAAGGGAAGGGGTGCGGGGGAGGAGGGGATCGGGTGTTCTGGACCTTCTGATC encodes the following:
- a CDS encoding DNA cytosine methyltransferase → MVPESDCIPVIDIFAGPGGLGEGFSAFRSSAGSLPFQIRLSIEMDEYAHRTLLLRSFYRQFEPGCVPSAYYEYLRGEGKWKGKTCQALLDAFPAEGRRARAQAWREELRPAVVHEVDRRISAALGPRRERPPWVLVGGPPCQAYSLAGRVRMLGEDPAAFYRDKRHTLYREYLRLLAKHAPSVFIMENVKGLLSATSESGARVFERIVQDLQRPPKSSLRYRLFALSRGEGGADQLFSDFANAKQFVVECECHGIPQARHRIILLGVLESDFGNNIRLPRRLATRSKEVSCRDAIDDLPRVRSALSREADSPEIWKAFVKSAVDRPWYNYIASNGHADVAEAIANAADRVTSPRKGRGGQFVPCDVAPAFRSDWFCDKKLGGACNHESRAHRSDDLHRYLFVSAYGSVRKSSPRLEDFPTALLPNHINVKKALAAGLFNDRFRVQLADFPATTITSHISKDGHYFIHYDPTQCRSLTVREAARIQTFPDNYFFEGPRTEQFRQVGNAVPPLLAREIAGIVYEGFTRQWK
- the vsr gene encoding DNA mismatch endonuclease Vsr, producing MPCRRCWHARLQGLSTRDSLDNGNDAVGDSLSRADRSALMRRIRSKDTGPERIVRSCIHRLGLRFRLHDSQLPGSPDIVLPRLRTVVFVHGCFWHRHPRCRFAYMPKSHTQFWREKFRSNRLRDRRNQAALGRLGWRVLILWECETRDIVALSDRLRRDLMLRRQ